tttaggatgagttcgtataaagggtcgacttctaatgaccctaccTTTTGAAAGATGATAATCTGGGTGGCCTACGACCTATTGAATTAAAGAttattgagtcttctttccaacgccaccaaggaTATAagttttagagttcggagtcaaaagatatgacaattctaagatgaactagcacgataggaattttaggcctaggttgcaactgctggggatctgggcttggcgctgtagtggcgtgatgtgccactatcgcaccagaaataCGCCCCAGTAGTTTGGTTCTTGGCACGGCGTGTCACTACTAGGTGTGCAAGGTTTTTCCAGCCAAATTTctaaaacccagaaaatatggccttggtgctgtaagggcgcgacgcgccactatcgcgccaagaatgtgcctcagtagtttggtcttttgcGCAGTGCGCCACTAACCGATGTATAGGTTTTTAGTCTTAATCGACCTGGCACTGCattggcgcgacacgccactatcacgccaggagcgttttagcctatgTTTCAGAACTTTTggggaggggcaatttgggaattatcccaaattatatatgtatcatccttgagcatttgggaaCATAATTTTCAGCCGCActttctctctaaaaatccctagaaatccctctctcttcttcttctccatttccaacaagagattgttccaagagcttcaagacttcaagctttcctttgaagacccaacaacaaggttttcttcaagtcttcactaaggtatgtaaggctatctaaaatatgggttgagtccacccatgtgccctataccttctttgagaaTAAACGTCCAtaggaatggagtttcttgctagggttatattcaaatgagtcttgtcatctattaaattgattcttgctatgttgatgaggttgagtcaagaaacttctaaaagagcctttatgtgagtatgagttgatagaaatggtttgttaatatgctttgttgatttccttaaccatgtgattatgttgaatgtgtcaattttcttaaatgtgttattcctcttgaattgttgatttaaaaccttagagttgtgaCGAGTCCTAAGGAGGTGATAAATGAGGAGAGGATTGGTTTGTTGTGTTTGTGGGATGTTATGAATGCTTATTAAattaggcttgattgagttgattggaggatagaattgacgagtggacaaggtcctaaataagacttgccattatgacttgattgagttgaaatgagaatagagttgatgagttagcaaagtcctaaatgaaactagccgtgatggcttatttgagatgattggagggagtattatgagcatggagtcatgggaggagtatcgagcaccgaagcgggcgagagtatagtccatacttgaagcCCAGAAACTACACCGCCAATATAGGTAGGGatgaaaccgttaaagtcggatgcttcccatgggatcgaaccgttaaagttggatgtttcccattttattgtcctgaaatgataggacttgactaatcgatggaatccatgattagtgaggcattcatgccctggcaaggtatggatggatgtggcaacaacatctgattgttgtactatcactgactcataagtgatggttgtcggataagagaaactcctatttaggttttgatagtgctccgagtgaGTTGAGTTGAATGTCATATtaattggtcccatctaaatcatttcttgttagacttaggacacttgagtgagttgtcacttctttatgagttgagatttccgagttggttgatctttttctgatgttgttttattcggccattttacatactcatacattccacgtactaacgccatttggcctgcatcattttatgatgcagagacaggtaccagagattaTCAACCGgcacaccgttgaagatcttcacacttccagctacttcgtgagtcctcctagtttctggaggatgttgagctccctgtatagttttatgttgtttcctttattttgattggtggtagccatgggcttgtcattggcacctcctagactttgatagaggcttcatagactagagtgtggggaggttgtattgttattttgaggagttttgttgtatttattttgttgagttgatagtgtttggccttcggcccccataatgAGAATAATTTGTTTATAATTAAATCCTccattgagtgaatgtgattgaatggtagtgtgactgaatcaggtggttcgcgtGAAGGCTAGAAATGActtttgagtgccggtcatgtctagggtactctctcggggcgtgacagttcTTCAATGTCTTTTATCGTCTGGTTTTCATGGAACACCACATCCCTACTTCTAATAATCTTCTTTGCCTTTGGGTCCCACAGCCTGTATCCAAATTCTTCATCTCCATAGCCTATGAAGAAGCATGGAGTAGTTCTTGCATCTAGCTTCTGCCTGAGCTCTTTGGATACATGTACAAATGCTAAACATCCAAACACTTTCAAATGTGAATAAGATGGATTCTTACCTGACCACACTTTCTCTGGAATCTCAAAATTTAGCGGGATTGATGGTAATCTATTGATCAGGTAGCAGGCAACACGAACAACTTCTCCCCATAATGGCTTTGGTAATTTGTCCATGCTCATCATACTTCAGACTTTCTCCATGATAGTTTTGTTCGTCCTTTCAGCTATGCCGTTGTGTTGTGGGGTGCGAGGAATTGATTTCTGATGCCAAATGTCATGTCCCTTGCAGTAGGCTTTGAACTCTCTGGATGTGTACTCACCTCCATTATTTGAGCGGAGGCATTTTAGCTTTTTTCCTGTTTCACGTTCTACCATGGTGTGAAACTCCTTGAAATAATCCAAAACCTGGTCCTTTCTCTTTAAGAAATACACCCACACCTTTCGAGAAGCATCATCAATAAAGGTTAGAAAATACCTGTTGCCATCGAGTGAATCAACCTCCATGGGACCACAAACATCAGAGTGTACTAGACTCAACAACTCTGATTTCCTCAATGATGATGAACGGAATGAGACTCGATGTTTCTTACCAAATAGACAGTGGCTACAAGAATCTAGTGTAGCATCCTTGGCAATTGTGATAAGCTCCTTTTTGGTCAAGGTAGATAAACCCTTCTCGCTCATATGTCCGAGTCTCTGATGCCATAGATTTTGAGACTTCTTACCTTCTGCAATGTTAAGGCTACTCTCACATACTTTTATATGTGTTTTGTAAAGAGTACCACATGTATGTCCTCGGGTGACAACCAAGGAACCTCTTAACATCTTCCATGTGCCATTGCTGAAAAAACTATTATAACCTTGCTTGTCAAAAGCTGAACCTGAAAGTAGATTGAGCCAAAAATCTAGCACATGCCGCACATCCTTCAGGGTGATAGTACAACCgaaatttgtttttatttgaaTGTCACCAATCCCTTCAATTTGAGAATAACTCGTATTCCCCATCTTCACTGTACCAAAGTCTCCAGCTTTGTACGTTGTGAAGAATTCTTTGTGTGGAGTGACATGGTAGGATGCTGCACTATCAACAATCCACTCAACATCTTGGCTTGGTGTATGAAGACATACCTCCTCTTCACTTAAGCATATGGCCACTTCTCCGGTGACAGTGACAAGTGTGTCTCCATTCTTCTTCTTTGATTGCTTGCCATTCTGCCTCTGCTCTCGTAATAGCTTCCTGCAATTCTTTTTCATGTGGCCTTCTAAGCCACAATGGTAACAACTATATGTGTCCTTTCTTCCATCTACCGATTTGCCTCTACTCTTGCTTTGACCTCTCCATTTATGTTGATTTCTTCCTTGTGATCTCCCTAGGTGTTCAGTGATAAGAGTTTCTGTCTGATCTGAACTTGCATCATTCCTCCTGGCCTCTTCATTGAACAAGGCTTCCTGTACCATTTCCATGGTAACTATACCATTTGGGGCCGAATTTCCAAGGGTGATAACAAATGTTTTCCAGTTGTCAGGTAGTGAACTAAGAAGTAGGAGAGCCTGCACTTCATCTCCAAGGTTGAAGTCAACTGATGTTAATTGGTTTACCAAGCTTTGAAATTCACTAGCATGCTCGACAACCGGTTTTTCACTCCCTACCTTCAGATTTATTAATTGCCTCATTAGTAAAGCTTTGTTCCGAGCTATCTTGGGCTAATACATATCCTTCAACTTCATCCAAAGTGTATATGCATCAGTCTCCTCAGAAACATGATGGAAGACACTATGATCGATCCATTGATGAATTTGACCGATCATCTTTCTATTCATTTTCTTTAGTAGGCTCAGGATTCTTACCTTCAAACTCGATTGGATCGTACAAATCTTTACAACTAAGGAGATCTTCCATCTGAGGTCTCCAAAGTATATAGTTTGTATCCGTGAGTTTGAGCATAGCTCCAAATGATGAGTCTTCGGCCGCCATTCTAACTTGATTCGTACTTTATCAAATTTTAGAAGCAGAATTTGATAAAATGAAGTGCACCATTGCGTCCGAAATGGTCAAAAAATGGTAGGATTGACCTCTCCAGTTTCAAAAAACGATGACGTAGAAGTAAGTAACACGTGGCAGAACAAAGAGGCTTACTTGATGATGTGGCGCAATGTGGCAGCAGGCAGCAGTGATGTGGCAGGAACGTGTCGCTGATGTGTTAGGCTCATGGAAGGTGATTAGGCGATGACGTGGAGTGCCACGTGGACACTGGCTCGACAAAAGTTATAATGCGGCGGTGATGTGGCGGCGACGTGGTGCTGACTGGTCGATGATGTTGCGCTGACTGGGTTGTCTTCAACCTCTACCCACTGGTTTTTTGGCCACTTTTCCGGCACGTTTGACCAAACTTTGACCAATGATTTGAGGACCTTCCCAATGTCAAAAGAAATCCGAAAAAAACATTTACAGAATCCTTGAAACAATATCTTTCCTAATGTATGCCCAGAAATTAATTCGGAGACAATAAATTTCGACCCTAAAACGGAAAATTCGAAAATGAATTCTTTCGGACACCAATTTACGCTCTGATATCACTTGTTGTGGTTTTTATGAACACTAGAGAGTATTTAAGAGGAAAAATCTTCTATTACTCACAAGAATAGAATTACAAGAGTATACCCAAACTCTATACAAAAACCTCTCAAACAACTACTCTTAAGCTATCTTCTTGGAGCTATTAACTCACTGGTTATTGTTGATACTTTGCTGATGATAAGAGCTCTTACAAGACTCTTATTTATAGCTATAGTTTGGCTCATAATTTCAACAAGGAAATTTCCCACCTAAAGGTGTTTTGGCTAGTTGCTGCAAGTTCAAAGGAATCCATTGAAATGTTTTTTGTTGTTGTCCTCCAAAGTTAAAAATGCAAGGAGGCAGACAGCTGGAAGTATCCTTCAAAATAGACgcaataaataaattaagttgGTGCTGAGGGGAGTGTTCGCCAACTTAAATAATatctaaaatatttcaaataagaATATAAACTTATAGAGAATTGAAGAAAGAACTCTAGAATAAGAGCTCTAGTAGAGTGTCAAgtctaaaaatattctagaaagTGCAATTCTAGAATCTAGTGGACAGTGTAGTTTTAGAATATTACCTCCAACATATCCTCTCATTACTACCTACAAATAGATGTGGTCATTTTAGTTGTATGTGTACTCAAATAAAGAGTGTCTATTTAAGAAAGAAGCAAGAGCAAGGTACTTAAAAAAAGAGTGCGTGTTCAAGAAATAAGTAAGAGCCTCAAAGAAAGAGATAGTGCAAAAGAAAAATTGTGTGCAAAGCATTGTAAGACCGAAAATGGTCCTTACTTAGCATTAACAAAATTCAAGTCGTGAGCAACCAATTATGCCCAGAAATTcgcaaaaaatatttcttttggaTCCAGCCAACCACTCTTATCTGTTGGTCATAACTTTCGCCCTTCATTGGTCCAGTCCACCACTCTGGGCACTCAACCAAGCTATTACTTCGAATTGTGGCCTCAAGCATTATTCAAACTGCTATAGTATCAATTATTATAGATTGAATAAGACAACTAAACCCTAAAAGCTAGTATATTTGGGTGGGAGAGCCCACTCAAGCCTATAAACCCCttagtatttttctttttaatcaatAAGGGTCAATTTGCACACTATAAAGATGGTAAGATTCCTTGCAGTGAAGAAAAGTTGGATCGCACCCTTGAAGGGATTACCTTTAATAGGAATCTCTTAAATCCTCCCACCAATAGTGGTCATTACATGGTGTGAACTAAAATGAGTGCGCATGTTCTGTCAAAGTTTGGATGTAAAAATAATCTGATATAATATGttaaatttcacatataatacTATATGTAATTCAATCTTTTAAAAGTTAGTTTTTTGTTTAATCACCCGGTACCCAAAGCCCTCTAATTCAAATTCGCATTCTGGTACCTACTATGGGAATAAACCCTACATCATTAactttttttatgaaattatctttgaaaatatttcttgaaataCTTTTGTAGATTCTTAGAAGTGGCATATCTTGTCTTTGTACGTTGGTTGGATATTCGTGGAAGaatagaaacaaaaatagagTCACCAAAGACAAATTATGTTGCTTATTTGGTGTTCAAATTGGTAGATATATCCATGTACCTGAATCTGCTAATTTAACTATTATGTTTGTTAATTATAAGAGTGAAACTGCGACTTTAGAACAAGCCAACATTGTTCAACTTGTAACATTTCCCAAACTAAGAGGAGATGGACGGATCGAAATAGAATTGGGAAATTTTAATAAGGAACATAGTGATGGTCCAATTGTAGAGAGATTGATTGAGATTAAACGTCCTAATTACAAATTAATTGGTATTATTACGTCTCGTCCTAAAATAATTGAATACAAGTCGTCGGAGGCAGATTTGAGATTTTAAGTTTTACGGATTTTAAACTTTAACTAGTTTTACTTTCTAGGCTTGAGATAAATTATTTGTACTTATTAATTGAATTTCTTAATATAAAATGCGGAATTTGAGCCAAAGTTGTTGGGTTCTGGCAAAGCCGTAACTCTATTATGGCTTTGAAGTGTGCTCAAGTTGGCTCATCTTTACGATCATTAAAAAGAAACTCTAGACTTTATAAGTAATTTATGTTGCTCTTATTTCCAAATTTAGCATCATATTTACTTGTTTAGTTTATATGTACTTGTTGGGTTCTGTCGAACCCATATCTCTATTATGACTTCGTCTTAAGAAGTTGTGATAATGTAGTTGATTTGTATTCAAATTGGTTTGGATGTTATGATCATTGAAAAAAACTCTACACTTTTATTAGTGATTTATGTTGCTCTTATTTCCTAAGTTAGCACTGATGATTTAATATACTATTAACTTGTTTAGTTTGCGTGTATCTGTCTATCAAACTCGTAACTCTATTATGGCTCTGCATTTGGAAGTTAGGATAATGTAGTTGAAGTGCGTTCAATTTGGCTCAAACATTACGGTCAGTAGAGAAAAACCCTAGACTTTACAAGTGATTTGTGTTGCTTTTATTTCCTAAGTTTGCATCATCAATTAGCTTGTTAAGTTTACATGTATGTACTTGATGTTGTTTCCCTGAAAAATATGTCATGATTTACTAAAGTTTATTAGTGGTTTTATTATTTAGATGATCCAGTTGGAAGTTCGAACATTGTGCCGCAAGAAATAGCTAtactaattgatttgatataaacGCCGATATTtgcgagaaatatttttttggtcatAATGGGTTTATCTAGCAAGTATAAAATTTGTGCGCGCTaaacattatatatacattcaGTTCATACTTTTTCAGAACCCTTCACTATCCATTTTTAAGCTCGAATAAACAAGGGTTCACGGTATGAATCCTCATAATACTAATATTGTTGGGATGTGCCCACCTCATAGTGCTAACTTTTGAAATAAGAGAAAGATAAACCTCTTATAAAGTCTAGAGCTTTTTTATAAAGTTTGAGCCATCTTGAATTCACTCTTCGACTTCATCATCACAACTTCGGGTGGGGAGGGGGTGGGGGGGCACGGCGAAGCCATAATAGAGTTGCATATTTAGTAGGACCCAtcaaatacatataataataaaaaacataatataatgcTAAATTTGGAAACAAGAGCATCATAAATCACTAATGAAGTCTTAGAGTTTTTTTAATGACCATAATGTCAGAGTCAATTTGAGCACACGTCAATGTAATATTAGAGTTACGACATTGGAAAAACCCAACAATTATGGTTCGAATTCCGAGTTTAGATCAAGAAACTCAGTTTTAATAAGTATAAATAATGTATTCCAAACCAAGAAAACAAAAGATAATTATAGTTCAGATCCGTTAAACTTAAAATCTCAGATCCACCTCTAACAACTTATTCGATTATTTTAGGACGAAACTCAATTCCTTCAATGTTGAGGCCACTTAATTCATGATCAGGACGCTTAATCTCAATCAATCTCTCTATAAAAAGACCATCACTGCCTTCCTTGCTATTAAGATTTCCCAATTCTATTTCCATCCATCCATCTCCTCTTAGTTTGGGAAATTTTGAAATTAGCTGCACAATGTTGCCTTGTTCTTCAGTCGCAGTGTCAGCTTTATAACTAACAGACATAATGGTTAAATTAGCAGATTCAAGTCCATTGGACGTATCTACCAATTTGAACACCAAATAGGCAACATAATCTGTCTTTGGTGACACCATTTTTGTTTCTATACTTCCGCGAAAATCCAATGAACGTACAAAGCCAAGATATGCCGCTTCTGAGAATCTACAAAAGTATTGCAAGAaacattttaaaagaatttttgtataaaaaaattaatgacgTAGCGTTTTATCTTCTTAGTAGATACTAGAT
This Solanum dulcamara chromosome 1, daSolDulc1.2, whole genome shotgun sequence DNA region includes the following protein-coding sequences:
- the LOC129894485 gene encoding F-box protein PP2-B5-like is translated as MVSPKTDYVAYLVFKLVDTSNGLESANLTIMSVSYKADTATEEQGNIVQLISKFPKLRGDGWMEIELGNLNSKEGSDGLFIERLIEIKRPDHELSGLNIEGIEFRPKIIE